From a region of the Bradyrhizobium guangdongense genome:
- a CDS encoding LLM class flavin-dependent oxidoreductase, giving the protein MTNVSRRIRLGIFDHLDEDGLDLSQQYNDRLVLAEACDRLGYHAYHLAEHHCTPHGRSPSPNVFLSSVAQRTKQLRIGPMVMLLSLQHPLRAYEEACMLDHLSGGRLELGIGWGSLPIELGYFGVSAESARELYSEGMEILTRAMRGGTLSYEGQHYRLHEVPLAITPYQRPHPPTWIPVSQPGSARAAAEIGANIASIGPASMVRKSTDAYRACNWRGGAPLVGLLRMIVADTSEAHAYSLAAAAYDRWLTSFRVLYDLSGVPAPPNLPPTFEAAIESELCVVGTAASVRSVLIDHLEQAGANYLLCQVAFGDLPLVAALNTATILRSELMAGGGP; this is encoded by the coding sequence GTGACAAATGTATCACGTCGAATACGGCTTGGAATCTTTGACCACTTGGACGAAGACGGTCTCGACTTATCGCAGCAGTATAACGATCGACTGGTGTTGGCCGAAGCGTGTGACCGGTTGGGATACCACGCGTACCATCTTGCCGAGCACCATTGCACACCGCACGGGCGATCGCCCTCGCCTAACGTATTTCTGTCGAGCGTTGCGCAGCGTACGAAGCAGCTCCGCATCGGGCCGATGGTCATGCTGCTAAGCCTTCAGCACCCCCTTCGGGCCTATGAAGAGGCATGCATGCTGGATCATTTGAGCGGCGGTCGTCTTGAGCTCGGTATCGGGTGGGGCTCTCTACCGATTGAATTGGGGTACTTCGGGGTTAGCGCAGAGAGCGCTCGCGAGCTGTATTCCGAAGGAATGGAGATCTTGACCAGAGCGATGCGAGGCGGGACCTTGTCCTACGAAGGTCAGCATTATCGCCTCCACGAAGTGCCGTTAGCAATTACGCCTTATCAGCGTCCCCATCCACCGACCTGGATTCCCGTGAGCCAGCCCGGCTCTGCGCGAGCGGCCGCTGAGATCGGTGCCAATATCGCGAGCATTGGCCCGGCCTCTATGGTTCGGAAATCGACTGACGCGTACCGCGCGTGCAATTGGCGCGGAGGGGCTCCGCTTGTCGGTTTGCTTCGCATGATTGTAGCAGACACTTCGGAAGCTCATGCGTATTCGCTAGCTGCAGCGGCTTACGACAGATGGCTCACGAGCTTTAGGGTCCTTTATGATCTCAGCGGGGTACCTGCCCCTCCGAACCTTCCGCCAACCTTCGAAGCAGCAATTGAAAGTGAATTGTGCGTTGTCGGAACCGCCGCTTCTGTGCGAAGTGTCCTTATTGATCACCTGGAGCAAGCGGGAGCTAACTATCTTCTCTGCCAAGTGGCCTTTGGCGATCTCCCGCTTGTTGCGGCCTTGAACACGGCGACTATTCTCCGGTCCGAACTTATGGCGGGAGGCGGCCCATGA
- the hisC gene encoding histidinol-phosphate transaminase codes for MADRSLAEGRSAGIAAYSLPCVNLNRNENPFPMPDVVMRAAFAAIGTHNRYPEEDSGGLRSAAARAYGVSVEQVIAGNGSSEILALIYRGFLAAGDTVGMLSPGFSFNHKLAAVNGARLLEVDWADHNALPASQSVRQAAGDAKFIVLANPNNPTGTFVQIAEIERLVAETDQLIVLDEAYVDFAPDNALGLIDRYQNLLLLRTFSKSYAAAGLRIGFGLGNPRVIARLRSIQNPFNMSVISQSVGVSILEHRNAYDQCIECIVQERERTMVALSALGFYVLPSHANFVLARVPLGYDGRWWQQALERKNVNVAVFPEGDLGGFIRISIGAAEQMDTCLSVVSGIAGGLI; via the coding sequence ATGGCAGACAGGAGTCTCGCGGAAGGCAGATCCGCCGGGATCGCTGCGTACTCGCTGCCATGCGTGAACCTCAACAGGAACGAAAACCCGTTCCCGATGCCTGACGTAGTCATGCGGGCTGCGTTTGCCGCGATTGGAACCCACAATAGGTATCCGGAGGAGGACAGCGGCGGCTTACGATCAGCGGCCGCGCGAGCCTATGGGGTCTCTGTCGAGCAGGTGATCGCAGGAAATGGCTCATCGGAGATTCTCGCACTTATTTACCGGGGGTTTCTTGCCGCTGGCGATACTGTCGGAATGTTGTCGCCCGGCTTTTCGTTCAATCATAAATTGGCGGCGGTGAACGGAGCGCGCTTGCTTGAAGTTGATTGGGCCGATCACAATGCTCTGCCGGCGAGCCAAAGTGTTCGGCAGGCGGCAGGAGACGCAAAGTTCATCGTGCTCGCCAACCCAAATAACCCAACAGGGACATTCGTTCAGATCGCGGAAATTGAGCGACTGGTCGCTGAAACGGATCAGCTTATCGTGCTCGATGAGGCGTATGTCGACTTTGCTCCAGACAATGCACTGGGTCTGATCGACCGATATCAGAATCTTCTGCTGCTAAGGACGTTTTCGAAGAGTTACGCTGCAGCGGGCCTTCGCATCGGCTTTGGCCTCGGTAACCCGCGGGTGATTGCAAGACTGCGTAGCATACAGAACCCTTTCAACATGAGCGTGATTAGCCAGTCCGTTGGCGTCAGCATCCTCGAGCATCGTAATGCCTACGATCAGTGCATTGAATGCATTGTTCAGGAAAGGGAGAGAACTATGGTGGCGCTGTCGGCGCTTGGATTCTATGTCCTGCCATCACATGCAAACTTTGTATTGGCTCGCGTACCGCTTGGGTACGACGGTAGATGGTGGCAGCAAGCCTTAGAGAGGAAGAATGTGAACGTTGCGGTGTTTCCCGAGGGGGACCTTGGGGGCTTCATAAGAATCTCAATAGGTGCGGCGGAGCAGATGGACACCTGTTTATCTGTGGTCAGTGGCATTGCTGGGGGGCTGATCTGA
- a CDS encoding transposase, whose translation MEGRQRRSLTDDYKRQAVDLVTSSWRSIGSVAKELGLRESVLRRWVEQRGVRLQPTAAARRPTTRATLPSADHAAEIARLQRENERLRIMPGARARGADDLLPIVTSSTTSGGSTATPAGVMAARVSMPS comes from the coding sequence ATGGAAGGACGTCAGCGTCGGTCGCTTACGGACGACTACAAGCGGCAAGCGGTTGATCTCGTAACATCGAGTTGGCGCTCGATCGGATCTGTTGCCAAGGAGCTTGGCTTGCGAGAGTCCGTGCTGCGGCGGTGGGTGGAGCAGCGAGGGGTTCGGCTGCAGCCGACGGCGGCGGCGCGGCGCCCCACGACGCGGGCGACGCTGCCGTCGGCGGACCACGCGGCAGAGATCGCGCGTTTGCAGCGAGAGAACGAGCGGCTGCGCATTATGCCTGGCGCTCGCGCCCGGGGAGCCGACGATCTGCTGCCAATCGTGACCTCGTCGACGACATCAGGCGGGTCCACCGCGACACCCGCGGGCGTTATGGCAGCCCGCGTATCCATGCCGAGTTGA
- a CDS encoding DDE-type integrase/transposase/recombinase, protein MARPRRVRTTDSRHDLPIAPNLLDRNFIATAPNRIWLADITYIETDQGWLYLAAVMDLYSRRIVG, encoded by the coding sequence ATGGCGCGGCCACGTCGGGTGCGGACCACCGACAGCCGCCACGACCTGCCGATCGCCCCCAATCTGCTCGACCGCAACTTCATCGCCACTGCGCCGAACCGGATCTGGCTGGCCGATATCACCTACATCGAGACCGATCAGGGCTGGCTCTATCTGGCTGCCGTCATGGATCTGTACAGCCGCAGGATTGTCGGCTAG
- a CDS encoding MerR family transcriptional regulator has protein sequence MNRPSFYKRRWRRIGELADATGVTVRALRHYEQTGLLTASQRTCGGHRMYDADSLTRVYHIVALRRLGLSLQEIRSALEGRSSLSRLLSEQLERAEREVMRATAVRDLLRRLAQNVDADVRLDELPNHLNRPPGKVDM, from the coding sequence ATGAACAGGCCTTCATTCTATAAGCGTCGGTGGCGGCGCATTGGTGAACTTGCAGATGCCACCGGCGTCACGGTGCGGGCATTGCGTCACTATGAGCAGACAGGACTGCTCACTGCTTCTCAGCGTACGTGCGGCGGCCATCGCATGTACGACGCCGACAGTTTGACACGCGTTTACCACATAGTCGCACTTCGCCGGCTCGGCCTTTCGCTTCAGGAAATCCGGAGCGCTCTTGAAGGACGCTCGTCTCTTTCGCGTTTGTTGAGCGAGCAGCTGGAACGTGCAGAGCGCGAAGTGATGCGCGCAACCGCCGTCCGCGATCTGCTGCGCCGCCTCGCTCAGAATGTCGACGCAGATGTCCGGCTAGACGAGCTACCCAACCATCTGAACCGACCTCCGGGTAAAGTCGACATGTGA
- a CDS encoding LysR family transcriptional regulator, with amino-acid sequence MRFRGLDLNLLVALDALIAERNLTAAARSINLSQPAMSAAVARLRAYFKDELFTMSGRELVLTPRAEALASPTREALLHIQLSITSREPFRPDESNRRFRLCMSDFAAIVLIRKVIERVAREAPGIKFELMPLADPFDHPLQRGAVDFIILPDVYTTDEHPKATLFDETLVCVGCRSNKRLARPLTFSSYMSMGHVAVRFGRSRVPSIDEWFMQEHRVKRRVEVVVQGFSMMPHMLVGTNRVATMPATLVRHFAKSLPLRVAKLPLPLPGFTETLQWPALHNNEPASKWMRQVLLEEAARLGSSQEEPSLAPE; translated from the coding sequence ATGCGGTTTCGTGGCCTAGATCTAAATCTGCTCGTCGCTCTTGATGCCCTGATAGCAGAGCGTAACTTGACGGCAGCAGCACGCAGCATCAACTTGAGCCAGCCCGCAATGAGTGCGGCGGTCGCCCGCCTGCGTGCGTATTTCAAGGACGAGTTGTTCACGATGAGCGGCCGTGAACTTGTCCTGACCCCACGCGCAGAGGCTCTCGCCTCACCTACTCGCGAAGCGTTACTGCACATTCAGCTTTCCATCACGTCTCGCGAGCCCTTTAGGCCGGACGAATCAAATCGCCGTTTTCGCCTTTGCATGTCCGATTTCGCGGCTATCGTGCTTATTCGCAAGGTGATTGAGCGCGTCGCGCGAGAGGCGCCCGGCATCAAATTCGAGCTGATGCCACTGGCCGATCCATTCGACCACCCCCTTCAGCGGGGTGCGGTCGACTTTATCATTCTTCCCGACGTGTACACGACGGATGAGCATCCGAAGGCCACGCTATTTGATGAGACGCTGGTTTGCGTGGGCTGCCGTTCCAACAAGCGATTGGCGCGACCGCTGACGTTCTCAAGCTACATGTCCATGGGGCACGTTGCTGTCCGGTTCGGCCGTTCTCGCGTCCCGTCAATCGACGAATGGTTCATGCAGGAGCATCGAGTTAAGCGGCGCGTGGAGGTCGTGGTTCAGGGCTTCAGCATGATGCCCCACATGCTCGTCGGGACGAACCGGGTAGCGACCATGCCGGCAACGTTGGTGCGGCATTTCGCAAAATCGCTACCCTTGCGCGTTGCAAAGCTTCCCCTGCCGTTGCCTGGCTTTACGGAGACGCTGCAATGGCCTGCACTGCACAACAATGAGCCTGCAAGCAAGTGGATGCGCCAGGTCTTGCTTGAGGAAGCCGCTCGCCTCGGTTCGTCACAGGAGGAACCAAGCCTGGCTCCTGAGTAG
- a CDS encoding NodA family N-acyltransferase has protein sequence MRPPIQWRTCWENELELSDHIQLSAFLRAAYGPTGTFNARPFEGYRSWAGARPELRCVGYDSRGVAAHLGALRRFIKVGDADVLVAELGLYAVRPDLEGLGVPHSVRAMYPTLHLMGVPFGFGTVRHALKTHITRLLDRPGLASIIPGIRVRSTLAEVYPALPPTRTDDALLVVLPVGKPLSEWPPGTTIERNGPEL, from the coding sequence ATGCGCCCCCCAATACAGTGGCGGACGTGCTGGGAGAATGAGTTGGAGCTATCGGATCATATCCAGCTCTCGGCATTCTTACGAGCGGCTTACGGACCGACCGGAACGTTCAATGCACGTCCCTTTGAGGGCTATCGGAGCTGGGCGGGTGCGAGGCCCGAGCTCCGATGTGTCGGCTACGACAGCAGGGGCGTTGCGGCTCATCTTGGCGCGCTGCGACGGTTCATCAAGGTCGGCGATGCCGACGTGTTGGTGGCCGAACTCGGATTGTACGCGGTACGCCCCGACCTAGAGGGTCTGGGAGTGCCACACTCTGTACGCGCAATGTATCCTACACTACACCTGATGGGCGTTCCTTTCGGATTTGGCACAGTCCGTCATGCGCTCAAAACGCACATCACGAGGTTGCTCGATCGCCCAGGGCTGGCCTCGATCATTCCGGGTATACGCGTCCGTTCTACGCTGGCGGAGGTCTATCCTGCTTTGCCGCCCACGCGAACAGACGACGCTCTTCTCGTCGTTTTGCCTGTCGGAAAGCCGTTGAGCGAATGGCCGCCCGGAACGACAATTGAGCGAAACGGGCCCGAACTGTGA
- the nodB gene encoding chitooligosaccharide deacetylase NodB, translating into MHLTSVGDGRQYADSPSVHLTFDDGPHSFYTPHILDILSQHNVPATFCVIGRYAAEHPHITRRIVSDGHELANHTMNHPDLSKCEPTKVASEIAHANCAIKSACPEARLRHVRAPYGLWTEHVLSCAASAGLGALHWSVDPRDWSRPGADAIVSAVLSSIQPGAIVLLHDGCPPDERNWGHDQRLRDQTVCAVSQLIPALHSRGFAIRPIPHFH; encoded by the coding sequence ATGCACTTAACAAGCGTTGGCGATGGCAGGCAGTATGCTGACTCACCAAGCGTCCACTTGACGTTCGACGACGGGCCGCACTCTTTTTATACCCCGCACATCTTAGACATCCTCTCCCAACATAACGTGCCGGCGACGTTCTGCGTCATCGGCAGATATGCAGCAGAACATCCGCACATTACGCGCAGGATAGTTTCCGACGGACACGAACTCGCAAACCACACCATGAACCATCCCGATCTCTCGAAATGCGAGCCAACGAAAGTCGCGTCGGAGATTGCACACGCGAACTGTGCCATTAAGTCGGCTTGCCCGGAGGCTCGGCTCCGACATGTGCGTGCGCCATATGGGCTCTGGACCGAACATGTGCTCTCCTGCGCCGCGAGCGCTGGGCTCGGCGCACTTCACTGGTCTGTAGACCCTCGCGACTGGTCTCGGCCTGGTGCGGATGCGATCGTCAGCGCGGTACTGAGCTCCATCCAACCTGGAGCCATTGTTCTTTTGCACGATGGCTGCCCTCCCGATGAACGCAATTGGGGTCATGATCAAAGGCTGCGCGATCAGACAGTATGCGCCGTCAGCCAGCTAATTCCCGCATTGCACAGTCGCGGCTTTGCAATTCGTCCCATTCCTCACTTTCACTGA
- the nodC gene encoding chitooligosaccharide synthase NodC has product MSLLVTASTAAIGSYTILSAFYKSAQMIYAIKSRASSPPLTDVDHETMPSVDVIVPCYNETPDTLSACLGSIAAQDFTGRLRVYVVDDGSQNLAAVKAVHDAYAQDTRFRFIILRKNVGKRKAQICAIRQSSGDLVLNVDSDTTLAVDVVTKLAASMHEPEVGAAMGHLVATNRDRTWLTRLIDMEYWLACNEERAAQASFGAVMCCCGPCAMYRRSALTSLLDKYETQYFRGKPSDFGEDRHLTILMLQAGFRTEYVPDAIAATVVPDRLGPYLRQQLRWARSTFRDTLLALRLLPHLNGYLTLDVIGQNLGPLLLALSIMTGLAQLATTHTIPWLTIVAISSLTLMRCTTAAIRAREVRFLGFALHTPINLFLVLPLKAYALCTLDNSNWLSRTTPPASLCGAPETIHERDACHHDAARRQPAALAVTGEGTTR; this is encoded by the coding sequence ATGAGCCTGCTTGTGACCGCCAGCACTGCCGCGATTGGATCATACACAATCCTTTCAGCGTTTTATAAGAGCGCTCAAATGATCTATGCAATAAAGAGCCGGGCCTCATCGCCGCCACTCACGGACGTCGATCACGAAACGATGCCCAGTGTCGACGTTATCGTTCCTTGCTACAATGAAACGCCAGACACCCTGTCGGCGTGCTTAGGCTCGATTGCCGCCCAGGATTTTACTGGACGACTGCGCGTCTATGTCGTTGACGATGGCTCTCAAAACCTCGCTGCTGTCAAAGCTGTCCACGACGCTTACGCGCAAGATACACGATTTCGCTTTATCATTCTGCGAAAGAACGTAGGCAAGAGGAAGGCGCAGATTTGTGCCATCCGGCAGTCATCTGGAGACCTGGTTCTCAACGTCGACTCTGATACGACGCTCGCAGTCGATGTCGTCACAAAACTAGCAGCTAGCATGCACGAGCCGGAAGTTGGTGCCGCTATGGGCCATCTGGTCGCGACCAATCGGGATCGCACTTGGCTCACGCGGCTCATCGACATGGAGTACTGGCTTGCTTGTAACGAAGAACGCGCTGCACAAGCCAGCTTCGGTGCTGTTATGTGCTGCTGCGGACCCTGCGCCATGTATCGCCGTTCGGCTCTTACATCGCTGCTCGACAAGTATGAAACGCAATATTTCCGCGGGAAGCCCAGTGATTTCGGCGAGGATCGTCACCTCACAATACTTATGCTGCAGGCAGGGTTTCGAACTGAATACGTTCCAGATGCGATAGCCGCAACCGTCGTTCCCGACAGGCTCGGACCTTATTTGCGTCAACAACTACGCTGGGCACGCAGTACGTTCCGCGACACGCTGCTAGCACTGCGGCTGCTGCCTCATCTTAATGGCTATCTCACATTAGATGTTATCGGACAGAACCTTGGCCCTCTTCTTTTGGCTCTGTCCATAATGACCGGGCTCGCTCAGCTTGCGACCACGCACACCATACCATGGTTGACGATCGTTGCTATTTCATCGCTAACGCTGATGCGGTGCACCACAGCGGCGATTCGTGCTCGTGAGGTGCGATTTCTTGGCTTCGCGTTGCACACGCCAATCAATCTGTTCCTAGTGCTTCCCTTGAAAGCCTATGCATTGTGTACATTGGATAACAGTAACTGGCTCTCCCGTACGACGCCTCCGGCATCACTCTGCGGGGCTCCGGAAACGATCCACGAACGTGACGCCTGTCACCATGATGCCGCTCGGCGACAGCCGGCAGCGCTGGCGGTCACCGGGGAGGGGACCACCCGTTAA
- a CDS encoding SAM-dependent methyltransferase: MTFDKVLRLLEREMEADDPWRLNANPFEQERHAHLLRLCLAEGAVGNALEVGCAAGVFTAKLAPHCQQLVAIDVLPRAITRAREQAQWPHIAWHISDVRDLNATNPFDLIVVAEVLYYLEDTGQMGDAIEKLTRMLAPSGRLVFGSARDASCQRWGHPAGAETMLDVLNEHLVETERVQCRGASIDEDCLIASFRTKSNLPD; encoded by the coding sequence ATGACATTCGATAAGGTACTGCGCTTGCTCGAGCGGGAGATGGAGGCGGACGACCCGTGGCGGCTCAACGCGAACCCATTCGAGCAAGAGCGCCACGCGCACTTGCTCCGTCTGTGCCTCGCGGAAGGCGCGGTCGGTAACGCGCTTGAGGTGGGTTGCGCAGCGGGCGTCTTCACGGCAAAGCTGGCGCCCCACTGCCAGCAACTCGTAGCAATCGACGTTCTGCCGCGTGCGATCACTCGAGCAAGGGAGCAAGCTCAATGGCCTCATATCGCCTGGCACATCTCTGACGTGCGGGACCTCAACGCAACTAATCCATTCGACCTGATCGTGGTGGCGGAAGTGCTTTATTATCTTGAAGATACCGGCCAGATGGGTGACGCCATCGAGAAGCTCACGCGAATGCTGGCGCCCAGCGGACGGCTCGTTTTCGGATCAGCGCGTGACGCCTCTTGTCAGCGTTGGGGGCATCCTGCGGGTGCCGAAACAATGCTTGATGTTTTGAATGAACATCTGGTCGAGACTGAGCGCGTACAATGCCGTGGCGCGAGCATCGACGAAGATTGTTTGATTGCGTCTTTTCGCACTAAGTCGAACTTGCCAGACTAG
- the nodU gene encoding nodulation protein NodU, translating to MRICGIKLTHDGAVAVVEDGRLLFCIEQEKRANNPRYQAITDLCAVTLALAEHGLRPTDVDRFVIDGWDGLTHSQFDVLSEGVPLTIKGAPYIESHENTLLTPYAGSGLVLDRVPLRYHSYAHVAGHVAGAYCTSAFAKARAPALCLVWDGCIFPRLYHVDPTGARFLDTLFPFIGHAYAIAGQHFGPYRQASRAGWDLGVAGKLMAYIGLGALDEGILAVFQEMYEACLAGPSERARAYRASINDPEALLAATDWFFEACGRRLTGTPSEDVLASFHVFLERLLEQEIGLALLRHSGLPGLRHLCIAGGCGLNIKWNSALRATGLFDSVWVPPFPNDSGSAIGAACAAMAEPNALTPLEWSVHSGPALTGSNPSGQWEALPCTIVELAALIATGKPVVFLTGLAELGPRALGGRSIIAAATSKEMKDLLNDIKLRERFRPVAPICLEDRAAEIFDPGSPDPYMLFDHQTRREWRTKVPAIVHLDGSARLQTISRTSPQKIAALLVEYEKLTGIPLLCNTSANHPGRGFFPDVASACDWGRVDHVWCDGFLWQRSVEAGLTLSNSALVTD from the coding sequence ATGCGAATCTGTGGAATCAAGCTGACACATGACGGAGCGGTTGCCGTTGTGGAAGATGGGCGCTTGCTCTTCTGCATAGAGCAAGAAAAGAGAGCCAATAATCCACGCTATCAAGCCATCACCGACCTCTGCGCAGTCACTCTCGCGCTGGCCGAACACGGCTTAAGGCCCACGGATGTTGACCGATTTGTCATCGACGGCTGGGACGGGCTGACGCACTCGCAATTTGATGTCCTAAGTGAAGGGGTGCCGCTCACCATTAAGGGAGCGCCATATATCGAGTCCCACGAAAACACGCTCCTCACGCCCTATGCCGGGTCGGGCCTCGTCCTCGATCGGGTGCCTTTACGTTATCATAGCTATGCTCACGTAGCCGGCCACGTGGCCGGCGCTTACTGTACCAGTGCTTTCGCCAAAGCCCGAGCCCCTGCATTGTGCTTAGTGTGGGACGGCTGCATCTTTCCGCGCCTGTATCATGTAGATCCGACCGGAGCCCGCTTCCTCGACACTCTTTTCCCTTTCATCGGCCATGCCTATGCTATCGCTGGGCAGCACTTCGGGCCCTATCGTCAAGCCAGCAGGGCAGGCTGGGATCTTGGTGTCGCAGGTAAGCTTATGGCGTATATCGGGCTAGGCGCTCTCGATGAGGGCATTCTGGCAGTCTTTCAAGAGATGTATGAAGCGTGTCTAGCCGGTCCTTCCGAGCGTGCTCGCGCTTACCGTGCCAGCATAAACGATCCTGAAGCCTTACTTGCCGCCACTGACTGGTTTTTCGAGGCATGCGGTCGTCGGCTCACCGGTACGCCTTCCGAAGATGTACTCGCATCTTTTCACGTTTTTCTGGAGCGGCTGCTGGAGCAAGAAATAGGACTTGCTCTGCTACGGCACTCAGGTCTTCCGGGCTTACGGCACCTGTGCATCGCTGGAGGGTGTGGACTTAATATAAAGTGGAATAGTGCTCTGCGCGCGACGGGATTGTTTGATTCAGTTTGGGTACCCCCGTTTCCAAATGATAGCGGCTCAGCAATTGGCGCGGCTTGCGCCGCCATGGCCGAGCCAAACGCTTTGACTCCTTTGGAGTGGTCAGTTCACAGCGGACCGGCCTTGACCGGAAGCAACCCATCAGGCCAATGGGAGGCTTTGCCCTGTACCATCGTAGAGCTTGCGGCTCTCATCGCTACAGGCAAGCCCGTAGTGTTCCTCACCGGCCTCGCGGAGCTCGGACCCAGAGCACTCGGCGGCCGCAGTATTATTGCGGCTGCAACCTCCAAGGAGATGAAAGACCTTCTGAACGATATCAAGCTACGGGAACGATTTCGTCCCGTCGCTCCTATTTGCCTCGAGGACCGGGCTGCTGAAATTTTCGATCCCGGCAGCCCAGATCCTTACATGCTCTTCGACCATCAAACCCGTCGCGAATGGCGGACAAAAGTTCCCGCTATCGTGCACCTGGATGGTTCTGCCCGATTGCAAACAATCTCCCGAACGTCTCCGCAAAAGATCGCTGCTCTTCTGGTCGAGTATGAGAAACTTACAGGAATTCCGCTGCTCTGCAACACGAGCGCCAACCATCCTGGCCGGGGGTTTTTTCCTGATGTTGCTAGCGCTTGTGACTGGGGTCGCGTCGACCATGTTTGGTGCGACGGCTTTCTCTGGCAACGATCCGTCGAAGCTGGTCTGACATTATCCAATTCCGCTCTGGTCACTGACTAA
- the nodI gene encoding nodulation factor ABC transporter ATP-binding protein NodI: protein MSNPAIQLTDVQKTYHDRGVVRGLTFSVAKGECFGLLGPNGAGKSTIVRMILGLISPDAGRITVLGEQVPARARLARAGIGVVPQVDNLEDAFTVRENLLIFGRYFGLNTRESEEAVPSLLEFARLEGRAESRVADLSGGMKRRLVLARALINDPQLLIMDEPTTSLDPHARHLIWERLRLLLARGKTILLTTHFMEEAERLCDRLCVLENGRKIAEGAPNALIDSQIGCDVLEVYGGNPLELRAIIEPHASRIEVRGETLFCYAPDQAAVRLRLRGCTGLRLLERPPNLEDVFLRLTGHRIDA from the coding sequence ATGTCCAATCCAGCGATTCAACTGACTGACGTCCAAAAGACTTATCATGATCGAGGCGTCGTACGGGGTCTGACCTTTAGCGTCGCTAAGGGAGAGTGTTTCGGGCTACTCGGTCCAAATGGGGCGGGTAAAAGCACGATCGTTCGGATGATCCTCGGCCTCATATCGCCCGATGCCGGCCGGATCACTGTTTTGGGTGAGCAGGTGCCGGCACGCGCCCGTTTGGCGCGCGCGGGCATCGGCGTCGTCCCACAAGTTGATAATCTCGAGGATGCGTTCACTGTGCGCGAAAATCTCCTCATATTTGGACGGTACTTTGGACTGAATACGCGCGAAAGTGAGGAGGCTGTGCCTTCGCTGCTCGAATTTGCGCGACTTGAGGGTAGAGCAGAGTCACGGGTCGCGGATCTGTCCGGCGGCATGAAGCGACGTCTCGTGCTGGCCCGTGCCCTGATCAACGATCCACAACTGCTCATCATGGATGAACCCACGACCAGCCTCGATCCCCACGCCCGCCACTTGATTTGGGAACGCCTGCGTCTTCTGCTCGCTCGAGGAAAGACTATCCTGCTGACGACCCACTTCATGGAAGAGGCTGAACGACTTTGCGATCGCCTCTGCGTGCTAGAGAATGGACGTAAGATCGCCGAGGGTGCGCCCAATGCTCTGATCGACTCTCAGATTGGCTGTGATGTCCTCGAGGTCTACGGCGGAAACCCACTCGAGCTCCGTGCGATAATAGAGCCTCACGCTTCGCGCATCGAGGTGAGGGGAGAGACGCTGTTTTGCTACGCGCCGGATCAGGCGGCGGTGCGGCTTCGGCTTCGTGGATGCACCGGTCTGCGCCTTCTGGAGCGGCCGCCTAACCTGGAAGACGTCTTCCTGCGGTTGACGGGACACAGGATAGACGCATGA